The Pseudomonas wenzhouensis genome has a segment encoding these proteins:
- the mupP gene encoding N-acetylmuramic acid 6-phosphate phosphatase MupP, with amino-acid sequence MRLQAVLFDMDGTLLDSAPDFIAITQAMRTVRGLPPLADKLIRDQISGGARAMVASAFDEAPDSAAFEVLRQEFLERYQQHCAVLTRPFEGIEALLDDIEQARLLWGVATNKPLRYAEPIMQGLKLAERSAVLVCPDHVERSKPAPDMLLLACQQMGVNPEAVLFVGDDARDIESGRAAGCRTAAVTYGYIHPEDNPRNWGADVVVDHPSELRAVLDRALCSC; translated from the coding sequence ATGCGTTTGCAAGCAGTTCTCTTCGATATGGACGGCACCCTGCTGGACTCGGCGCCGGATTTCATCGCCATCACCCAGGCCATGCGCACAGTGCGCGGCCTGCCGCCGCTGGCCGATAAGCTCATTCGTGACCAGATCTCCGGTGGTGCCCGCGCCATGGTCGCCAGCGCCTTCGATGAGGCGCCGGACTCCGCCGCCTTCGAGGTGTTGCGCCAGGAGTTTCTCGAGCGCTACCAGCAGCATTGCGCGGTGCTGACCCGCCCGTTCGAAGGTATCGAAGCCCTGCTCGACGATATCGAACAGGCACGCCTGCTGTGGGGCGTGGCCACCAACAAACCTCTGCGCTACGCCGAGCCGATCATGCAGGGGCTGAAGCTGGCCGAACGCTCAGCGGTGCTGGTCTGCCCTGACCATGTCGAACGCAGCAAGCCCGCGCCGGACATGCTGTTGCTAGCCTGCCAGCAGATGGGGGTCAACCCCGAGGCCGTGCTGTTCGTCGGCGATGACGCCCGCGATATCGAATCGGGTCGCGCGGCAGGTTGCCGTACGGCAGCAGTGACCTACGGCTATATCCACCCCGAAGACAACCCGCGCAACTGGGGGGCCGACGTAGTCGTCGATCACCCGTCGGAACTGCGCGCGGTACTCGATCGCGCGCTCTGCAGCTGCTGA
- the mtnA gene encoding S-methyl-5-thioribose-1-phosphate isomerase, whose product MREQLLAVEKVQAIEWREGALYALDQRLLPHRQTWLRFETAAEVADAIGDGVVRGAPAIGIAAAYALVLGARARLALGGDWREALEADFARLAHVRPMAVNLSWALQRMRERLMRLKDGDDMLALLEAEAVGIHLSDREANLTMAQLGIELIRKHQGNPQVLLTHGNAGALATGGFGTALGVIRAAYLDDLLEHVYVDETRPELHGARLTAWELAGDGVPVSLNVDAAAAHLMKTKGITWVVVGAECIAANGDVVNTIGTYQLAVNAMHHGVRMMVVAPSSSIDMSLEDAEDMRLEERDGRELLEVAGHRVATDVPAVNPLFDVTPADLVDYIVTEKGIVERPDSTKLAQLMCRKRLH is encoded by the coding sequence ATGCGCGAGCAATTGCTGGCGGTGGAGAAGGTTCAGGCCATCGAGTGGCGCGAGGGCGCGCTGTACGCGCTCGATCAGCGCCTGCTGCCGCATCGGCAAACCTGGCTGCGTTTCGAAACGGCTGCCGAGGTGGCGGACGCGATTGGCGACGGGGTGGTGCGTGGTGCCCCGGCTATCGGCATCGCGGCGGCTTACGCTCTGGTGCTGGGGGCGCGGGCCCGGCTGGCGCTCGGTGGTGACTGGCGTGAGGCGCTGGAGGCCGATTTTGCCCGTCTAGCGCACGTGCGGCCGATGGCCGTCAACCTGTCCTGGGCTTTGCAGCGTATGCGTGAGCGCCTGATGCGGCTCAAGGACGGCGATGACATGCTGGCGCTGCTGGAGGCCGAGGCAGTTGGCATTCACCTGAGCGACCGCGAGGCCAACCTGACCATGGCGCAACTGGGCATCGAGCTGATTCGCAAGCATCAGGGCAACCCGCAGGTATTGCTGACGCACGGCAATGCCGGCGCGCTGGCGACCGGCGGCTTCGGTACGGCGCTTGGCGTGATTCGCGCAGCGTATCTGGATGATTTGCTCGAACATGTTTATGTCGATGAAACCCGTCCCGAGTTGCACGGTGCCCGCCTCACGGCCTGGGAACTGGCGGGCGATGGTGTGCCGGTCAGCCTCAATGTCGATGCCGCCGCTGCTCATCTGATGAAAACCAAGGGCATCACCTGGGTGGTCGTGGGGGCTGAGTGCATTGCCGCCAATGGCGATGTCGTCAACACGATCGGCACCTATCAGTTGGCGGTCAACGCCATGCACCATGGGGTGCGGATGATGGTCGTGGCACCGAGTTCGAGCATCGACATGAGCCTGGAAGACGCTGAGGACATGCGCCTCGAAGAGCGTGATGGTCGTGAGTTGCTGGAGGTGGCCGGGCATCGCGTGGCAACTGATGTGCCTGCAGTCAATCCGCTGTTCGATGTGACGCCTGCTGATCTGGTGGACTACATCGTGACCGAGAAAGGCATTGTCGAACGGCCGGACAGTACCAAACTGGCGCAGTTGATGTGCCGCAAGCGCCTGCATTGA
- a CDS encoding TRZ/ATZ family hydrolase, translating to MPDAPLDLLLLPTWLVPVEPAGVVLREHGLGIRDGHISLIAPRAEALRHRATQVLELPQCLLAPGLINAHGHAAMSLFRGIADDLPLMTWLHEHIWPAEGKWVDENFVRDGTELAIAEQIKSGITCFSDMYFYPHTAADCVHAAGMRAQITVPVLDFPVPGALNAAEALRKGLQLFDDLKQHPRIRIAFGPHAPYTVSDDKLEQIRMLADELDAGIHMHVHETAEEVADAVARHGERPLARLARLGLLGPRFQAVHMTQIDDADLALLVEHNCSVIHCPESNLKLASGFCPVERLWQAGVNVAIGTDGAASNNDLDLLGETRTAALLAKAVAGSATALNAHSALRMATLNGARALGLEAQTGSLEPGKLADLVAFDLSGLAQQPIYDPVSQLIYASSRDCVKHLWVGGKQLLADGRLTRMDEQALIAKAREWGARIAQRSPEPPENHAHGLR from the coding sequence ATGCCCGACGCCCCTCTCGACCTGTTGCTGCTGCCCACCTGGCTGGTGCCCGTGGAGCCCGCCGGGGTCGTATTGCGCGAGCATGGTCTGGGCATACGCGACGGCCACATCAGCCTGATCGCCCCCCGCGCCGAAGCACTGCGCCACCGGGCAACGCAGGTTTTAGAGTTGCCGCAATGCCTGCTTGCACCGGGGTTGATCAACGCCCATGGCCACGCCGCCATGAGCCTGTTTCGCGGCATAGCCGACGATCTGCCGCTGATGACCTGGCTGCACGAACATATCTGGCCTGCCGAAGGCAAATGGGTCGACGAGAACTTCGTCCGTGACGGCACCGAGCTGGCCATCGCCGAACAGATCAAGAGCGGCATCACCTGCTTCTCCGACATGTATTTCTACCCGCACACCGCAGCCGACTGCGTGCATGCGGCGGGCATGCGCGCACAGATCACCGTGCCGGTGCTGGACTTTCCGGTACCTGGCGCACTCAATGCGGCCGAAGCACTGCGCAAGGGCTTGCAGCTGTTCGACGACCTCAAGCAACACCCGCGCATCCGCATCGCCTTCGGCCCACATGCGCCCTATACAGTCAGCGACGACAAGCTCGAGCAGATTCGCATGCTGGCCGACGAGCTGGATGCCGGTATTCACATGCATGTTCACGAAACCGCCGAGGAAGTGGCCGACGCCGTCGCCAGGCACGGTGAACGCCCGCTAGCCCGCCTGGCCCGCCTTGGCCTGCTCGGCCCGCGCTTTCAGGCCGTGCATATGACGCAGATCGATGATGCCGATCTGGCGCTGCTGGTCGAACACAACTGCAGCGTGATTCATTGCCCCGAGTCCAATCTCAAGCTGGCCAGCGGCTTCTGTCCGGTCGAACGCCTGTGGCAGGCGGGTGTCAATGTCGCCATCGGCACTGACGGCGCGGCCAGCAACAATGATCTCGACCTGCTCGGCGAAACCCGCACCGCCGCCCTGCTGGCCAAGGCCGTTGCCGGCTCTGCCACGGCCCTCAACGCGCACAGCGCCTTGCGCATGGCGACCCTCAATGGTGCCCGCGCCCTGGGCCTGGAAGCGCAGACCGGTTCGCTGGAGCCGGGCAAACTGGCCGACCTGGTCGCCTTCGACCTGTCCGGGCTGGCCCAGCAACCGATCTACGATCCGGTCTCGCAACTGATCTATGCCAGCAGCCGCGACTGCGTGAAGCATCTGTGGGTGGGCGGCAAACAATTGCTCGCTGATGGTCGCCTGACGCGCATGGACGAACAGGCACTGATCGCCAAGGCCAGGGAATGGGGAGCCAGGATTGCGCAAAGGTCGCCGGAGCCACCTGAGAACCATGCCCACGGTCTACGCTGA
- the ubiG gene encoding bifunctional 2-polyprenyl-6-hydroxyphenol methylase/3-demethylubiquinol 3-O-methyltransferase UbiG produces the protein MSNVDRAEIAKFEALAHRWWDRESEFKPLHDINPLRVNWIDERVSLAGKRVLDVGCGGGILSEAMAQRGATVTGIDMGEAPLAVAQLHQLESGVEVDYRQITAEALAEEMPGQFDVVTCLEMLEHVPDPSSVIRACHTLVKPGGQVFFSTINRNPKAYLFAVIGAEYILRLLPRGTHDFKKFIRPSELGAWSRAAGLEVKDIIGLTYNPLTKHYKLAADVDVNYMIQTLRKE, from the coding sequence ATGAGCAACGTCGACCGCGCCGAAATCGCCAAATTCGAAGCCCTGGCACACCGCTGGTGGGATCGCGAAAGCGAGTTCAAACCCCTGCATGACATCAATCCGCTGCGCGTCAACTGGATCGACGAGCGCGTCAGTCTGGCCGGCAAACGCGTGCTGGACGTCGGCTGTGGCGGCGGCATCCTCAGTGAAGCCATGGCCCAGCGCGGCGCAACGGTCACCGGTATCGACATGGGCGAGGCGCCGCTTGCCGTCGCCCAGTTGCACCAACTGGAGTCCGGCGTCGAGGTCGACTACCGGCAGATCACCGCCGAGGCCCTGGCCGAGGAGATGCCCGGCCAGTTCGACGTGGTCACCTGCCTGGAAATGCTCGAACACGTGCCCGATCCGTCCTCGGTGATCCGCGCCTGCCACACCCTGGTCAAGCCCGGTGGCCAGGTGTTCTTCTCCACCATTAACCGCAACCCCAAAGCCTACCTCTTCGCCGTGATCGGCGCCGAGTACATCCTGCGCCTGTTGCCGCGCGGCACCCATGACTTCAAGAAATTCATCCGCCCCTCCGAACTAGGCGCCTGGAGCCGTGCCGCCGGCCTCGAGGTCAAGGACATCATCGGCCTGACCTACAACCCGCTGACCAAGCATTACAAGCTGGCCGCCGACGTCGACGTCAACTACATGATCCAGACGCTGCGCAAGGAGTAA